Proteins found in one Erythrobacter sp. KY5 genomic segment:
- the miaA gene encoding tRNA (adenosine(37)-N6)-dimethylallyltransferase MiaA gives MSTKKSPSSTADARPLALIAGPTASGKSANALDLAKELEKSGRTGVIINADSMQVYADIPILSAAPSAEERDVCEHRLYGTWDGAEACSAADWAARAKAEIEDCHASGLVPILVGGTGMYLKVLLEGIAPIPEIEPEVREVVRAMEKQVAYAALQIEDPVRAAELEPGDTQRIARALEVKRSTGVTLGDWQQAKTGGLGDEVSLHAIVMMPERQWVYDRCDVRFAAMVDSGAVEEVEALLARDLSPDLPVMRAIGVPEIAAMIRGEATKEEAIEAGARSTRQYAKRQFTWLRNQCPEDWNRVESQNIDTKSIFAGLFQT, from the coding sequence ATGAGCACCAAGAAATCTCCAAGCAGCACCGCTGACGCGCGGCCTCTCGCGCTCATTGCAGGGCCCACCGCGAGCGGCAAGAGCGCGAATGCGCTCGACCTTGCCAAAGAGCTGGAAAAGTCCGGACGGACCGGCGTGATCATCAATGCCGATTCCATGCAGGTTTACGCGGATATCCCGATCCTTTCCGCTGCCCCAAGCGCGGAAGAGCGCGACGTGTGCGAGCATCGACTCTACGGTACCTGGGACGGGGCAGAAGCGTGCTCGGCCGCAGACTGGGCGGCCCGCGCGAAAGCCGAGATCGAGGATTGTCACGCGAGCGGCCTGGTCCCGATACTCGTGGGCGGAACGGGGATGTATCTCAAAGTCCTGCTCGAAGGCATCGCCCCCATCCCAGAAATCGAACCAGAAGTGCGCGAGGTCGTGCGCGCAATGGAAAAGCAGGTCGCTTATGCGGCGCTCCAGATTGAAGACCCCGTGCGCGCTGCCGAGTTGGAGCCGGGTGACACGCAGCGTATCGCAAGGGCGCTCGAAGTGAAGCGTTCGACCGGTGTGACACTCGGCGACTGGCAGCAGGCCAAGACCGGGGGGCTCGGCGACGAGGTATCGCTTCACGCTATCGTGATGATGCCGGAGCGTCAGTGGGTCTATGACCGCTGCGACGTTCGCTTTGCTGCGATGGTCGATAGCGGCGCGGTCGAAGAGGTCGAGGCTCTGCTCGCCCGCGATCTTTCACCCGACCTTCCGGTAATGCGCGCAATCGGCGTACCCGAGATCGCAGCCATGATCCGCGGCGAAGCAACGAAGGAAGAGGCGATTGAGGCTGGTGCCCGGTCCACGCGCCAATATGCGAAGCGCCAATTCACGTGGCTGCGCAATCAGTGTCCGGAAGATTGGAACCGTGTCGAGTCCCAAAATATCGACACCAAATCCATTTTTGCAGGATTATTTCAAACTTAA
- the serB gene encoding phosphoserine phosphatase SerB, translating to MLIARLIADQSKWETQRDEMDRALPKGVGRIHAIGRAIAPAQLRPDSFVKLPISPTVLEMQFPFDDAGLAHKIIKTHFAPTDFLYSDERIKVPSLFISDMDSTMIGQECIDELADYAGIKPQIAEITERAMQGELDFESALRERVGLLEGLEESAIDRCLAERIRPTRGAKTLVSTLKSLGCRCVLVTGGFHHFGDRVAEWLGFDRVVGNRLQVADGKLTGKLDGPISDASTKLAALRQEAEYLPEGATILASGDGANDIPMIEAAHYGFAYRAKPLARAAANGRVDSEYLTAILSLLGIDRKDWVEA from the coding sequence GTGCTCATCGCGCGTCTGATAGCAGACCAGTCGAAATGGGAAACACAGCGCGATGAAATGGACCGCGCCTTACCGAAGGGCGTCGGTCGCATTCACGCGATCGGTAGAGCGATAGCGCCGGCTCAGTTGCGGCCCGACTCTTTCGTAAAGTTGCCGATTTCACCAACCGTTCTGGAGATGCAGTTCCCGTTCGATGACGCCGGCCTCGCTCACAAGATAATCAAGACGCATTTCGCGCCCACAGATTTTCTGTACAGCGATGAACGCATCAAGGTCCCCAGCTTGTTCATCTCGGACATGGATTCCACCATGATCGGGCAGGAATGTATCGATGAGCTTGCCGACTACGCCGGGATAAAGCCGCAGATCGCCGAGATCACCGAACGCGCCATGCAAGGCGAGCTCGACTTCGAAAGCGCGCTGCGCGAGCGAGTAGGTCTGCTCGAAGGGCTGGAGGAAAGCGCGATCGACCGCTGTCTGGCTGAGCGGATCAGGCCGACACGGGGCGCAAAGACGCTGGTTTCGACGCTCAAGTCGCTGGGTTGTCGCTGCGTGCTGGTGACGGGCGGGTTTCACCATTTCGGCGACCGCGTGGCTGAATGGCTCGGGTTTGACCGGGTGGTGGGCAACCGGCTCCAGGTTGCCGATGGCAAGCTGACCGGAAAGCTCGATGGGCCGATCTCGGATGCGAGCACCAAGCTCGCCGCGCTCAGGCAAGAAGCCGAATACCTGCCCGAAGGTGCGACCATCCTCGCCAGCGGGGACGGGGCAAACGACATCCCGATGATCGAAGCGGCGCATTACGGGTTCGCTTACCGCGCCAAGCCCCTTGCGCGTGCAGCAGCAAATGGCCGGGTCGACAGCGAGTATTTGACCGCGATCCTTTCTCTCCTCGGCATCGACCGTAAGGACTGGGTCGAGGCTTGA
- a CDS encoding acyltransferase family protein, producing the protein MISAAPHRSDYRPDIEGLRAVAVGAVLLFHLGFETISGGFIGVDIFFVISGFLIGGIVFREIEGGTFRFGAYLMRRVRRIVPVMLLVLAAVTVAACAVLMPTELEGYAWSLGFSALFLANFHFWLHRGTYAESEHEVLLHMWTLGVEGQFYLVLPLILIVLMRFGRMGVLVGLAALAVASAAASLHYPAASFYMLPARLWEFILGVFIAVAPLPLVHLRWVRELLGVAGLACIAYAALAFHVDTPFPGWRAAIPCLGAAAVIAAGSGGETLVGRALQVTPMRFLGRISYSLYLWHWPVIVLLLLGLPAGELDLELQLIAAGLSVALAAASWKFVEEPFRRGRVGRAMVGRGSAAVTAGLVAIALALSFTSGWPQRFTERGQDLAAYMEYPINDVFGSGQCFIHHRSQTFDQQACLVRGDNKPRVLLMGDSHAAHLAPGLIASFPGSAVSQVTAAGCRPLIEQQRATYPFCGELMMKAYSDYAAEHGSDLIVLAGRWERGDLPGLSSTLKQLKREGRALLLIGPAAEWSQFVPRLLTLAQERQQDTRLADSMRLEERGELDRDMAAMAAELGVPYASIHTMQCDGEQCRYFSPDGAPLLVDNSHFTFEASKLYASQIEHPALIRAMD; encoded by the coding sequence TTGATTTCAGCCGCTCCACACCGCAGCGATTATCGCCCCGATATCGAGGGGTTGCGCGCGGTTGCTGTCGGGGCGGTGCTGCTGTTTCACCTTGGCTTCGAAACCATCAGCGGCGGCTTCATCGGAGTCGACATTTTCTTCGTCATCTCCGGTTTCCTGATCGGCGGCATAGTCTTTCGCGAGATCGAGGGCGGCACTTTCAGGTTTGGCGCGTACCTGATGCGCCGTGTGCGCAGGATCGTGCCGGTTATGCTGCTGGTCTTGGCAGCGGTGACAGTCGCGGCCTGCGCGGTGCTTATGCCGACCGAGCTGGAAGGCTATGCGTGGAGCCTTGGATTTTCAGCGCTCTTCCTCGCCAACTTCCATTTCTGGCTTCACCGAGGGACCTATGCCGAGTCCGAGCATGAAGTGCTGCTCCACATGTGGACACTGGGAGTTGAAGGGCAGTTCTATCTTGTCCTGCCGCTTATCCTGATCGTGTTGATGCGCTTTGGGCGGATGGGCGTGCTAGTTGGTCTTGCAGCTCTTGCAGTTGCGTCGGCTGCTGCATCGCTGCATTATCCGGCGGCAAGTTTCTACATGTTGCCCGCGCGGCTGTGGGAATTCATTCTCGGAGTGTTCATCGCGGTTGCGCCACTTCCGCTCGTTCATCTGCGCTGGGTCAGGGAACTGCTTGGCGTGGCAGGGTTAGCCTGCATCGCCTATGCGGCGCTTGCTTTTCATGTCGATACACCATTTCCAGGATGGCGCGCGGCGATCCCTTGCCTTGGCGCTGCGGCTGTCATCGCAGCAGGATCGGGTGGGGAAACGTTGGTGGGCCGGGCGCTGCAAGTCACGCCGATGCGCTTTTTAGGTCGGATATCCTATTCCCTGTACCTGTGGCATTGGCCGGTGATTGTCCTGTTGCTGCTTGGTCTTCCCGCTGGCGAGCTCGACCTTGAATTGCAATTGATCGCAGCAGGCCTGTCTGTCGCGCTGGCTGCTGCGAGCTGGAAGTTCGTTGAAGAGCCGTTTCGGAGAGGCCGCGTTGGAAGAGCCATGGTCGGGCGGGGGAGTGCAGCTGTCACTGCGGGCCTTGTCGCTATAGCGCTCGCACTGTCCTTCACGTCAGGATGGCCGCAGCGGTTCACCGAGCGCGGGCAGGATCTCGCGGCGTATATGGAGTATCCGATCAACGACGTGTTCGGGTCGGGCCAATGCTTCATTCACCATCGAAGTCAGACCTTCGATCAGCAGGCATGCCTTGTGCGCGGCGACAACAAGCCGCGCGTTCTGCTGATGGGAGACAGTCACGCGGCGCATCTCGCACCGGGTCTCATCGCGAGTTTTCCGGGCAGCGCCGTCAGCCAGGTTACTGCCGCAGGATGTCGCCCCCTTATCGAGCAGCAGCGCGCAACATACCCTTTCTGCGGCGAGCTTATGATGAAAGCCTATTCCGACTATGCGGCGGAGCACGGTTCGGACCTGATCGTGCTGGCCGGTCGCTGGGAGCGGGGTGACCTGCCGGGGCTTTCGTCAACGCTCAAACAGCTAAAGCGGGAAGGGCGGGCGTTGCTTCTGATCGGGCCAGCGGCAGAGTGGTCGCAATTCGTCCCGCGGCTTTTGACCCTTGCGCAGGAGCGGCAACAGGACACCCGGCTTGCCGACTCAATGCGGCTTGAGGAGCGCGGCGAGCTGGACCGGGACATGGCCGCGATGGCCGCAGAATTGGGTGTGCCCTATGCGTCCATTCACACGATGCAGTGCGACGGGGAGCAATGCCGGTATTTCTCGCCTGACGGTGCGCCGCTTTTGGTCGACAACAGTCATTTCACCTTCGAGGCAAGCAAGCTGTATGCCTCACAGATTGAGCATCCCGCGCTAATTCGCGCCATGGATTGA
- a CDS encoding Coq4 family protein has translation MTDCFDLFASDGTVLRDPNRPEPRYSLPRAIKNFRLLMKDKEDTSLVFKIYESLPSKQFMPRVKNLTLSQHGQYLRETEPNLPEILDNHAELRKTPKGSLAHAYCDFMETEGLTAAGLVAEADKLGRPKYDDLVQWFGDRSRDTHDLFHVLTGYGRDALGEQCVLLFTHGQSPTQGHLLIGYAGAANIKKMVWGSNAPVMGAVRQAKATGRGAARLIEQPIRELLKQPVDGVRSALNIPEPTQYRECHRIWREEGIDPYNLLASENTPQELASA, from the coding sequence ATGACCGATTGTTTCGATCTGTTTGCATCCGACGGCACCGTCCTGCGGGACCCGAACCGTCCAGAGCCGCGCTATTCCCTGCCGCGCGCGATCAAGAATTTTCGCCTTCTGATGAAGGACAAGGAAGACACCAGCCTTGTCTTCAAGATTTATGAGTCGCTCCCTTCGAAGCAATTCATGCCGCGAGTGAAGAACCTGACGCTTTCGCAGCATGGCCAGTATCTGCGCGAGACCGAGCCCAATCTTCCCGAAATTCTCGACAACCATGCCGAGCTTCGCAAGACGCCCAAGGGGTCGCTGGCTCACGCCTATTGCGACTTCATGGAGACAGAAGGCCTGACAGCTGCTGGTCTGGTTGCCGAAGCGGACAAGCTTGGCCGTCCGAAATACGATGACCTCGTTCAATGGTTTGGCGATCGCTCGCGCGACACGCATGATCTTTTCCACGTGCTGACCGGTTATGGCCGCGATGCTTTGGGTGAGCAGTGCGTATTGCTGTTCACGCACGGCCAGTCGCCGACGCAGGGCCACCTGCTGATCGGCTATGCCGGTGCCGCCAATATCAAGAAGATGGTCTGGGGTTCGAACGCGCCGGTCATGGGCGCAGTTCGCCAGGCAAAGGCCACCGGTCGCGGCGCAGCTCGCCTGATTGAACAGCCGATCCGCGAACTGCTCAAGCAGCCGGTCGACGGCGTGCGCAGCGCGCTCAACATTCCCGAGCCCACACAGTATCGCGAATGCCACCGCATCTGGCGCGAAGAGGGCATCGACCCGTACAACCTCCTCGCAAGCGAAAACACTCCGCAGGAATTGGCTTCGGCCTGA
- a CDS encoding nitroreductase family protein: protein MKEHDTVPYSLETLPDDESIARARALRDRLKERRTCRYFSDAPVPREVIEAAIEAAGTAPNGANHQPWHFAVISSPKKKRAIREAAEAEERRFYGADGDDPKASDEWLGALKDLGTDEDKPFLETAPYLIVVFAQRKGGIEEDGKTQNYYVNESVGIACGMLIATLHEAGLATLTHTPSPMGFLREACERPEWEKPLMIVVVGHPSDDATVPAHALQKKPLSQIASWL from the coding sequence ATGAAAGAACACGACACAGTCCCTTATTCGCTCGAAACCCTGCCAGACGATGAAAGCATCGCTCGCGCAAGGGCACTTCGCGACCGGCTGAAAGAACGCAGGACCTGCCGCTATTTCTCCGATGCGCCGGTCCCTCGCGAAGTGATCGAAGCAGCAATCGAAGCGGCCGGCACCGCGCCCAACGGCGCGAACCACCAGCCATGGCACTTTGCCGTCATATCCTCGCCCAAGAAGAAACGCGCCATCCGCGAGGCTGCCGAGGCGGAAGAACGGCGCTTTTATGGTGCCGATGGCGATGATCCCAAGGCGAGCGATGAATGGCTCGGCGCTCTCAAGGACCTTGGCACTGACGAGGACAAGCCGTTCCTCGAAACTGCGCCCTATCTGATCGTCGTCTTCGCCCAGCGAAAGGGCGGGATCGAAGAGGATGGCAAGACGCAAAACTATTACGTCAATGAAAGTGTCGGGATTGCTTGCGGGATGCTTATCGCGACATTGCACGAAGCGGGTCTTGCCACTCTCACGCACACGCCCTCACCCATGGGTTTTCTGCGTGAAGCGTGCGAGCGGCCTGAATGGGAAAAACCGCTGATGATCGTTGTCGTCGGCCATCCGTCAGACGACGCAACTGTCCCGGCGCACGCCCTACAGAAAAAGCCGCTGAGCCAGATTGCAAGCTGGCTCTAG
- a CDS encoding Coq4 family protein — MPLINRPLVSETRELTGFQPLKVLHHFGKLVEDKEDTEQVFHIIEATKGKKSVRQAWDFIQSPEGQHFLKTEVDIPAMLDDHDRWADLPENSVGKHYMAFMKREGLTAAGLVAESHKWAPPEDLPQDLTQWYFDRLRDTHDLFHVLTGYGRDALGEACLLGFSYSQNYNRGIQFIAFAGARQIKKVSGTKAPLYAAVREGQRLGRAAKKLAHMDVEAVMREDIGEARGRLGIGKPVLYRECLRILEAEGTATADLTLTNAEAA, encoded by the coding sequence ATGCCCTTGATTAATCGTCCACTGGTATCCGAAACCCGCGAACTCACGGGATTTCAGCCACTTAAAGTGCTGCACCACTTTGGAAAGCTGGTCGAAGATAAAGAGGATACCGAGCAGGTATTCCACATTATCGAGGCGACCAAGGGCAAGAAAAGCGTGCGCCAGGCTTGGGATTTTATCCAGTCGCCCGAAGGCCAGCATTTCCTCAAGACCGAAGTCGATATTCCGGCGATGCTCGACGATCATGATCGTTGGGCCGATTTGCCGGAAAACTCGGTCGGCAAACACTATATGGCCTTCATGAAGCGCGAGGGGCTGACCGCAGCGGGTCTTGTTGCGGAGAGCCACAAATGGGCGCCGCCCGAAGATCTGCCGCAGGACCTGACGCAGTGGTATTTTGACCGCTTGCGCGACACGCACGATCTTTTCCACGTGCTGACCGGATATGGCCGCGATGCGCTGGGTGAGGCATGCCTTCTCGGATTTTCCTATTCGCAGAACTACAATCGCGGGATCCAATTCATCGCGTTTGCCGGCGCGCGCCAGATCAAGAAAGTCTCGGGCACCAAGGCTCCGTTATACGCCGCAGTGCGTGAGGGGCAGCGCCTTGGCCGCGCAGCGAAAAAACTGGCGCATATGGATGTCGAAGCTGTGATGCGCGAGGACATTGGCGAGGCTCGCGGGCGTCTCGGCATTGGCAAGCCTGTGCTTTACCGCGAATGCCTGCGAATTCTCGAAGCCGAAGGCACTGCCACCGCTGATCTAACCCTGACAAACGCCGAGGCGGCCTAA
- a CDS encoding TCR/Tet family MFS transporter, whose translation MSQQSAQPPANTTTLFFVALIVFVDMVGIGLIVPVLPGLLEEVTGETLDRTAQIGGWLLFAYAVMQFTFAPIIGGLSDRFGRRPVLLFTLFMLGVDYAIMAWAPTLFWLFVGRILSGIMGASWAAANSAIADVARPEERGKFFGIMGAAGAAGFVIGPGIGGLLGSIDVRLPFIAASMLAIGGAIAGYWLLKETLPPDRRRGFSITRANPLGTLIQMARHPVVFGFLTVIFFMQMAAQSHQSVWAYHTDLVFGWSTLQIGLSVALYGVMVAITQGALTGKVIARIGAARTVLIGFIISLPANLMFAFAPAGYFMVIGIVIGSLGAIAFPAIQQMMSERIADDAQGELQGAVASTMSITSIIGPLIMTRAFGTFADAQGVYFPGAPYLLAALFGATALCIAAWNISRIKATPEPAES comes from the coding sequence ATGAGCCAGCAAAGCGCCCAACCTCCTGCGAACACGACGACGTTGTTTTTCGTCGCGCTGATCGTGTTCGTCGACATGGTCGGGATCGGCTTGATCGTGCCCGTGCTGCCGGGGCTGCTCGAAGAAGTGACCGGGGAAACGCTCGACCGGACAGCGCAGATCGGCGGATGGCTGCTGTTTGCCTATGCCGTCATGCAGTTCACGTTCGCGCCGATCATCGGTGGGCTTTCCGACCGTTTTGGACGGCGTCCAGTGCTGCTGTTCACGCTGTTCATGCTGGGTGTCGATTATGCGATCATGGCCTGGGCTCCGACGCTGTTCTGGCTGTTCGTGGGCCGCATCCTGTCGGGAATCATGGGGGCCAGCTGGGCTGCGGCGAACTCCGCGATTGCCGATGTGGCAAGGCCCGAAGAGCGCGGAAAGTTCTTCGGCATCATGGGTGCTGCTGGCGCTGCGGGTTTCGTCATTGGGCCAGGTATTGGAGGGTTGCTCGGATCAATCGACGTGCGACTGCCCTTCATAGCCGCCTCCATGCTCGCCATCGGCGGAGCGATTGCCGGATATTGGCTGCTGAAGGAAACGCTCCCGCCTGATCGGCGCCGTGGTTTCTCCATCACGCGCGCCAATCCGCTCGGCACGTTGATCCAGATGGCACGCCATCCGGTCGTCTTCGGGTTTCTGACGGTGATCTTCTTCATGCAGATGGCAGCGCAGTCGCACCAGTCCGTCTGGGCCTATCACACCGATCTGGTTTTCGGGTGGAGCACGCTCCAGATCGGTCTCAGCGTAGCGCTTTACGGGGTCATGGTAGCGATCACTCAGGGCGCACTGACGGGGAAGGTGATCGCGCGCATTGGCGCTGCGCGGACGGTCCTTATCGGCTTCATCATATCGCTTCCTGCCAATCTGATGTTTGCGTTCGCGCCCGCGGGCTATTTCATGGTGATCGGCATCGTCATCGGCAGCCTGGGAGCAATCGCGTTTCCAGCGATACAGCAAATGATGAGCGAGCGGATCGCCGACGATGCGCAAGGCGAGTTGCAAGGCGCAGTCGCGAGCACCATGAGCATCACCAGCATCATTGGCCCGTTGATCATGACGCGCGCATTCGGCACTTTCGCCGATGCACAAGGGGTGTACTTCCCCGGTGCGCCATATCTCCTGGCAGCTTTGTTCGGTGCGACCGCCCTGTGTATTGCCGCGTGGAACATTTCCCGGATAAAGGCGACGCCGGAACCTGCGGAAAGTTAG
- a CDS encoding DUF6122 family protein encodes MDGSIELLQPVLHYGGHFLVPFLIAAVIWRDSWKRAGVVMVAANLIDLDHLLADPIFDPGRCSVGFHLLHGWEAALVYGLMLIIPRWWVRAFGLGALWHLCVDAGDCFAMTAL; translated from the coding sequence ATGGATGGAAGCATAGAGCTACTCCAGCCCGTTCTGCATTATGGCGGGCATTTCCTCGTCCCGTTCCTGATCGCTGCCGTGATCTGGCGGGACAGCTGGAAACGAGCTGGCGTCGTGATGGTCGCGGCGAACCTGATCGATCTCGACCATCTGCTTGCCGATCCGATTTTTGATCCGGGGCGCTGTTCGGTCGGCTTTCACTTGCTCCACGGCTGGGAAGCGGCGCTCGTATACGGGCTGATGCTGATCATACCCAGATGGTGGGTGCGCGCCTTTGGGCTTGGAGCGCTCTGGCACCTTTGTGTTGACGCAGGCGACTGCTTCGCGATGACTGCGCTTTGA
- the purL gene encoding phosphoribosylformylglycinamidine synthase subunit PurL: MTTNTSEITPEIVEQHGLSPEEYERVLSGLGREPNLVELGIFSVMWSEHCSYKSSRLHLKKLPTEAGWVICGPGENAGVIDIGDGQAAIFKMESHNHPSYIEPYQGAATGVGGILRDVFTMGARPVANMNALRFGRPDHPKMKHLVQGVVAGIGGYGNCVGVPTVGGETNFHPAYDGNILVNAMTVGIADADKIFYSAATGVGNPIVYVGSKTGRDGIHGATMASADFEEDAEAKRPTVQVGDPFTEKLLIEACLELMATDAIVAIQDMGAAGLTSSSVEMATNGKAGIRLDMDKVPCREEGMTPYEMMLSESQERMLMVLKPGKEEMAAAIFEKWELDFAVIGEVTDTRHMVLEWNGEVVCDIPLGPLAADAPEYDRPYLSKEEYMRWANIAPMQDVPDTDDPGADLLKMLASPNLSSRAWIAEQYDSQVMVDTLQTGGDAAVVRVHGTNKALAISTDCTPRYVYADPYEGGKQAIAEAYRNLCAVGARPLAVTNCLNFANPQRPEIMSQFVHALEGMGDACRTLDFPIVSGNVSLYNESKATGGGSAILPTPAIGGVGILEDASKMVTPAFKAEGDAIYLLAPEFWAKPDPTRSHLGKSMWLDVVKGRDEGRAPPVNLAAEFGAGQIVRKLIGADLLSAVHDLSDGGLAVALAEMALAGDVGADLVDGYEGYTAAQWWFGEDQARYVLTVSPENADAFNRMVAEGPDIPEAEMVGFHRIGTVGGDSLLGVSVADLRAAHQSFFAEWMEA, encoded by the coding sequence ATGACTACAAATACGAGCGAAATCACGCCAGAAATCGTCGAACAGCATGGCCTGTCACCCGAGGAATACGAACGCGTTCTGTCGGGCCTTGGCCGTGAGCCGAACCTTGTCGAGCTTGGCATTTTCTCGGTCATGTGGTCCGAGCATTGCAGCTACAAGAGCTCGCGCCTTCACCTAAAGAAGCTGCCTACAGAGGCCGGTTGGGTCATCTGCGGCCCGGGTGAGAATGCGGGCGTCATCGACATCGGTGACGGGCAAGCTGCGATCTTCAAGATGGAGAGCCACAACCACCCCTCCTACATCGAACCCTATCAGGGCGCGGCGACGGGTGTGGGCGGCATTTTGCGCGACGTATTCACCATGGGCGCACGGCCAGTGGCGAACATGAACGCGCTGCGCTTTGGACGGCCCGACCACCCCAAGATGAAGCACCTCGTGCAAGGCGTTGTCGCGGGGATTGGCGGCTATGGTAATTGTGTCGGTGTGCCGACGGTGGGCGGCGAGACCAACTTTCACCCGGCCTATGACGGCAACATCCTCGTCAACGCGATGACGGTCGGAATCGCGGATGCGGACAAGATTTTCTACAGCGCCGCCACCGGCGTCGGCAATCCGATCGTCTATGTCGGTTCCAAGACCGGGCGCGACGGCATTCACGGCGCAACAATGGCCAGCGCCGATTTCGAGGAAGACGCCGAGGCAAAGCGCCCGACCGTGCAGGTTGGCGATCCCTTCACCGAAAAGCTGCTGATCGAAGCCTGCCTCGAACTGATGGCGACCGACGCAATCGTCGCAATTCAGGACATGGGCGCGGCGGGCCTCACCTCCTCCAGCGTCGAAATGGCAACCAATGGCAAGGCCGGCATTCGGCTCGACATGGACAAGGTGCCGTGCCGCGAAGAGGGCATGACGCCATACGAAATGATGCTGAGCGAAAGCCAGGAGCGTATGCTCATGGTTCTGAAGCCTGGCAAGGAAGAGATGGCTGCGGCGATCTTCGAGAAGTGGGAGCTTGATTTTGCGGTAATCGGCGAGGTCACCGACACGCGCCACATGGTGCTCGAATGGAATGGCGAGGTTGTGTGCGACATCCCGCTCGGTCCGCTTGCCGCAGATGCGCCGGAATATGACCGCCCTTACCTCTCGAAAGAGGAGTATATGCGCTGGGCAAATATCGCGCCGATGCAGGACGTGCCCGACACCGATGATCCGGGCGCAGACCTGCTCAAAATGCTCGCCAGTCCGAACCTTTCATCAAGGGCCTGGATTGCCGAGCAATATGACAGCCAGGTCATGGTCGACACCCTCCAGACCGGCGGCGATGCGGCGGTGGTGCGGGTGCACGGCACCAACAAGGCGCTCGCGATCAGCACCGATTGCACTCCGCGCTATGTCTATGCCGACCCGTACGAAGGCGGCAAGCAGGCCATTGCGGAGGCCTATCGCAATTTGTGCGCGGTAGGCGCGCGACCTCTGGCCGTCACCAATTGCCTGAATTTCGCCAACCCGCAGCGTCCCGAGATCATGAGCCAGTTCGTCCACGCTCTCGAAGGTATGGGCGATGCGTGCCGCACGCTCGACTTCCCGATCGTCTCGGGCAATGTCAGCCTGTATAATGAGAGCAAGGCAACGGGCGGCGGTTCGGCCATCCTCCCCACGCCGGCCATTGGCGGTGTGGGCATTTTGGAAGATGCGTCGAAGATGGTGACCCCCGCCTTCAAGGCCGAAGGCGACGCGATCTACCTTCTCGCACCTGAATTCTGGGCAAAGCCCGATCCGACCCGCTCACATCTCGGAAAGTCGATGTGGCTCGATGTTGTCAAAGGCCGCGATGAAGGCCGTGCGCCGCCGGTAAATCTCGCAGCCGAATTCGGCGCAGGCCAGATTGTGCGCAAACTCATCGGCGCGGACCTGCTCTCGGCAGTTCACGACCTTTCCGATGGCGGTCTGGCCGTCGCGCTTGCCGAGATGGCTCTGGCCGGTGATGTCGGCGCGGATCTCGTCGACGGTTACGAAGGTTATACAGCTGCGCAGTGGTGGTTCGGCGAAGATCAGGCACGCTATGTGCTGACGGTCTCTCCCGAAAATGCCGACGCCTTCAACCGCATGGTTGCCGAAGGCCCCGACATTCCAGAAGCCGAAATGGTCGGTTTCCACCGTATCGGAACTGTCGGAGGAGACAGCCTGCTCGGCGTGAGCGTCGCTGACCTTCGCGCTGCGCACCAGAGCTTCTTCGCCGAATGGATGGAAGCATAG
- a CDS encoding DUF2177 family protein: MTKFLIAYACAAVVFGVLDALWLRWAGDNFYRPVIGEIMADEFRAAPAAVFYFLYLAGMTYFAIKPGLESGQVMTALINGVLLGALCYATYDLTSQAVLKVWATKISVIDIMWGAFATGTASAVATWATLRFTS, from the coding sequence ATGACCAAGTTTCTGATCGCCTATGCCTGCGCTGCCGTCGTGTTCGGCGTGCTCGATGCACTCTGGCTGCGCTGGGCGGGCGATAACTTCTATCGCCCGGTGATAGGCGAGATCATGGCCGACGAATTCCGTGCCGCACCCGCAGCCGTGTTCTATTTTCTCTATCTCGCAGGAATGACATATTTCGCGATTAAGCCGGGTCTGGAGAGCGGACAGGTGATGACCGCCCTCATCAATGGCGTTCTTCTCGGCGCGCTTTGCTACGCAACATATGACCTTACAAGTCAGGCTGTTCTCAAGGTTTGGGCGACCAAGATCAGCGTGATCGATATCATGTGGGGAGCATTTGCGACCGGCACGGCAAGCGCTGTTGCAACATGGGCCACTTTGCGCTTCACGAGCTAG
- a CDS encoding exodeoxyribonuclease VII small subunit, with amino-acid sequence MDEGTGSGSEQMQINEMSFEQALVALEEIVTQLERGDVPLDKSIELYERGERLRAACQDRLDTAQARIEKIVAGADGKPAGTAPLDGDN; translated from the coding sequence ATGGACGAGGGAACGGGTTCCGGATCGGAACAGATGCAAATCAATGAAATGAGTTTCGAGCAAGCTTTGGTCGCGCTCGAAGAGATTGTGACGCAGCTTGAGCGCGGCGATGTGCCGCTCGACAAGTCTATCGAACTTTACGAACGCGGAGAGCGGCTTCGCGCCGCCTGTCAGGATCGGCTCGACACGGCGCAGGCACGGATCGAGAAGATCGTTGCGGGCGCGGACGGCAAGCCTGCTGGCACCGCGCCTCTCGACGGGGACAACTGA